The Primulina huaijiensis isolate GDHJ02 chromosome 17, ASM1229523v2, whole genome shotgun sequence genome window below encodes:
- the LOC140963676 gene encoding serine/threonine-protein kinase VPS15-like isoform X1, producing the protein MGNKIARTTQASATEYYLHDLPSSYNLVLKEVLGRGRFLKSILCKHDEGLVLVKVYFKRGDSITLRDYERRLNHIRDVFSNVDHSHVWPFQFWLKTDKAAYILRQYFFNNLHDRLSTRPFLSLVEKKWLAFQLLYAVKQSHEHGVCHGDIKCENVLVTSWNWLYLADFASFKPTYIPHDDPSDFSFFFDTGERRRCYVAPERFYEHGGKMQMAQDAPLTPAMDIFSVGCVIAELFLEGQPLFELSQLLAYRRGQYDPSQHLEKIPDSGIRKMILHMIQLDSESRLPAESYLQNYAVVVFPTYFSPFLHKFYSLLNPLSSDARVLACETSFQEILRQMIGNKTGNDIFSSTETFPNDTSQLPQAIDAKQDINRANILSSKGEETKQSSSHNHFDLLGDVSTLLRDVKQNNSHFSMNPVPDSVVNSVYSQDQKQNGLQLPGELIQSISTIFQRSHLPFLKKITMADLTSMILDYDNQSDTYGVPFVPLPSDMISCEGMVLIASLLCSCIRNVKVPFIRRVAVLLLKSCSLYIDDEDQMQLVLPYVIALLSDSAAIVRCAALEALCDILPLVRDFPPSDAKIFPEYILPMLSMLPDDPEESVRICYASNISKLALTSYGFLIHSKSLTEAGVINEASLSQKSFITKGSSDEPQRVSTDVQLTQLRKSISEVIQELVMGPKQTPNIRRALLHEIGNLCWFLGQKQSNDFLLPILPAFLNDRDEQLRAVFYGQIVYVCFFVGQRSVEEYLLPYIEQALNDVTESVIVNALVCLAILCRSNYLRKRILLEMIERAVPLLCYPSKWVRRSAVTFIASCSENLGAIDSYVFMVKLVRPFLRRQPASLASEKAILSCLKPSASRELYYQVLENTRSSDMLERQRKIWYSTSSQSKQLEAVELIQKTVKDLDLIKCWSETKHDDIHHNFIGNTGEHMDLTDSDDKDSKFKPMGRIIRHDLSLEEAQDRVASEKSQFSGFMSPQMSCMNSFIDKSSESIPLYLFKVDNQPTGSAALATSDSSFPQNSLDFSSSSLPWMDPINKSFSLASTIPAPKLVSGSIYVGNGPAQLRRVVHEVEDREIDETTPITSKFNEVGLSDRTKRSSIENHSTNTEAAGGPSPAAWSSTVPDSGWRPRGMLVAHLQEHKSAVNDISISVDHHFFVSASEDSTVKIWDCKKLEKDISFRSRLTYSLGGSRALCCAVLQGSTQIVVGESDGIMHLFSVDHISRGLGNVVENYSGITDVKRNGFGEGAILSLLNYSADGSAGKTVICSTQNCGIHLWDTRTTSHAWRTKVLPEEGYIASLAADPCGNWFVSGSSRGVLTLWDLRFCIPINSWQYSPACPIEKICLFVPPIGTPLSVATRPLVYVAAGCNEVSLWNAENGSCHQVLRAANNETEAENYESPWALARPSAKTNTKSELRQNLNSKYRIDELNESPLRLPGIRALLPLPGGDLLTGGTDLKIRRWDHCSPDRSHCVCGPSVKGVGNDYFYETKSSFGVQVVQEAKRRPLATKLTRKAIIAAAATDSAGCHHDSILSLASVKLNQRLLISSSRDGAIKVWK; encoded by the exons ATGGGGAATAAGATCGCGCGGACTACGCAGGCGTCGGCGACGGAGTATTATCTGCACGATTTACCATCGTCTTACAATTTGGTGCTGAAGGAAGTGTTGGGGAGGGGGCGTTTCCTCAAATCCATACTGTGCAAGCATGACGAGGGTTTGGTTCTGGTCAAGGTCTACTTCAAGAGAGGCGATTCCATCACTCTAAGAGATTACGAGCGCCGTCTCAATCACATTCGAGATGTCTTTTCCAACGTTGATCACTCCCACGTTTGGCCCTTCCAG TTTTGGCTTAAAACAGATAAAGCTGCTTATATATTGAGGCAATACTTCTTTAACAATCTTCACGATCGGTTGAGCACTCGACCTTTTCTCTCTCTTGTCGAAAAGAAATGGCTAGCATTTCAG TTACTTTATGCTGTGAAACAGAGCCATGAGCATGGAGTATGTCATG GTGATATTAAGTGCGAGAATGTGCTGGTCACTTCCTGGAATTGGCTGTACCTCGCTGATTTCGCATCATTTAAGCCCACATATATTCCACATGATGATCcatctgatttttcatttttctttgatACTGGAGAAAGAAGACGCTGTTATGTTGCACCTGAG AGGTTTTATGAGCATGGAGGCAAGATGCAAATGGCACAAGATGCACCTTTGACGCCAGCAATGGACATCTTTTCAGTAGG GTGTGTGATTGCTGAGCTTTTTCTTGAAGGTCAGCCATTGTTTGAGCTATCTCAACTTCTTGCATATCGAAGAGGACAGTATGACCCTAGCCAACATCTGGAAAAG ATTCCAGATTCAGGAATTCGTAAAATGATTCTTCATATGATTCAATTGGATTCAGAGTCAAGACTGCCTGCTGAGAGCTACCTGCAGAACTATGCCGTTGTTGTGTTTCCAACTTACTTTTCaccatttcttcacaaattctaTTCCTTGTTAAATCCTCTAAGTTCTGATGCAAGG GTTCTAGCTTGTGAGACCTCGTTCCAAGAAATACTCAGGCAAATGATAGGCAATAAGACCGGCAATGATATCTTCTCTTCTACGGAAACTTTTCCAAATGATACAAGTCAATTGCCGCAAGCGATAGATGCAAAACAAGATATCAACAGGGCAAATATTTTATCGAGCAAAGGTGAAGAGACCAAGCAGAGCTCAAGTCATAatcatttcgatcttcttgggGATGTGAGTACGCTGCTCAGGGATGTGAAGCAAAACAACTCTCATTTTAGTATGAATCCAGTGCCAGATAGTGTCGTTAATTCAGTTTATTCCCAAGATCAGAAGCAAAATGGATTGCAACTACCTGGGGAGTTGATTCAAAGCATCTCCACTATATTCCAACGTAGTCACCTTCCATTCTTGAAGAAGATTACAATGGCAGATTTGACCTCAATGATATTGGATTATGACAATCAATCAGACACTTATGGAGTGCCTTTTGTTCCATTACCTAGTGATATGATAAGCTGTGAGGGCATGGTACTGATTGCCTCACTTCTTTGTTCCTGCATTCGAAATGTCAAGGTACCTTTTATACGGCGGGTTGCTGTCCTGCTGCTGAAATCTTGTTCTTTATATATCGATGACGAAGATCAAATGCAACTTGTCCTTCCTTATGTTATAGCGTTGCTTTCAGATTCAGCTGCAATTGTACGCTGTGCTGCATTAGAGGCTTTGTGCGACATTCTTCCTctagtcagagattttcctccTAGTGATGCCAAAATTTTTCCGGAATATATTCTTCCTATGCTTTCCATGCTTCCTGACGATCCTGAGGAAAGTGTTAGAATTTGTTATGCCAGCAATATATCTAAGCTTGCACTGACTTCTTATGGGTTCCTTATTCACTCAAAAAGCCTGACTGAGGCAGGGGTTATTAATGAAGCAAGTTTATCGCAAAAGTCATTTATTACCAAAGGAAGTTCTGATGAGCCACAGAGGGTGAGTACTGATGTACAGCTTACACAGTTGAGAAAATCTATCTCAGAGGTTATTCAAGAACTTGTAATGGGTCCAAAGCAAACACCAAACATTAGGAGAGCACTCTTGCATGAAATCGGTAACCTTTGTTGGTTTTTGGGCCAGAAGCAGAGCAATGACTTCTTGCTGCCTATACTCCCTGCTTTTTTGAATGATCGAGATGAACAACTAAGGGCTGTATTTTATGGGCAAATAGTATATGTCTGTTTTTTTGTGGGCCAGCGAAGTGTGGAGGAATATCTCTTACCTTACATTGAACAAGCATTAAATGATGTAACCGAGTCTGTTATTGTGAATGCACTAGTTTGCTTAGCTATCTTGTGCAGAAGCAATTATTTACGGAAGAGGATCCTGCTTGAGATGATAGAGCGTGCTGTTCCTCTGTTATGCTATCCCAGTAAGTGGGTCAGGAGGTCAGCTGTCACCTTCATTGCATCATGTAGTGAGAACTTAGGAGCAATTGATTCATATGTATTTATGGTCAAGCTCGTACGTCCTTTCTTACGTAGACAACCAGCATCTTTAGCCTCAGAAAAAGCTATCCTCTCGTGTCTGAAGCCCTCAGCCTCGAGAGAATTGTATTATCAAGTTTTAGAAAATACCAGAAGTTCAGACATGCTTGAGAGACAGAGAAAGATTTGGTACAGCACGTCATCACAATCTAAGCAATTGGAAGCTGTAGAATTGATCCAGAAAACCGTCAAGGATTTGGATCTGATAAAGTGTTGGTCAGAGACAAAACATGATGATATACATCATAACTTTATTGGTAACACAGGGGAACACATGGATTTAACTGATTCAGATGATAAAGACAGTAAGTTCAAACCCATGGGAAGAATAATACGTCATGATTTGAGCCTGGAGGAAGCCCAAGATCGTGTAGCATCAGAAAAGTCTCAGTTTTCTGGATTTATGTCACCACAAATGAGTTGCATGAACAGCTTTATTGATAAATCATCAGAAAGTATACCTTTGTACTTATTTAAGGTTGACAACCAGCCAACAGGTAGCGCTGCTCTTGCTACATCTGATTCTTCATTTCCACAAAATTCTTTAGATTTTAGTTCTTCCTCCTTGCCTTGGATGGAtccaataaataaatcatttagtTTAGCCAGTACGATCCCAGCTCCTAAGCTAGTATCGGGATCAATTTATGTTGGCAATGGTCCTGCACAATTGCGAAGAGTGGTGCATGAAGTAGAAGACAGAGAAATTGATGAAACTACCCCTATCACTAGCAAATTTAATGAAGTGGGATTGTCTGATAGGACAAAAAGGAGCTCTATAGAAAATCACTCTACAAACACTGAGGCTGCTGGAGGACCATCCCCGGCAGCTTGGTCATCCACTGTTCCAGATTCAGGCTGGAGGCCTCGGGGTATGTTGGTTGCACATCTCCAGGAGCACAAATCTGCTGTCAATGATATTTCTATTTCCGTGGACCACCACTTTTTTGTTAGTGCTTCTGAAGATTCTACTGTAAAGATATGGGATTGTAAGAAGCTGGAGAAGGACATCTCATTTAGGTCTAGGCTAACCTATTCATTGGGTGGTAGTCGAGCACTTTGTTGTGCTGTGCTTCAAGGTTCTACACAAATTGTGGTTGGGGAAAGTGATGGGATCATGCATTTATTTTCTGTTGATCACATCTCTAGAGGGCTtggcaatgttgttgaaaatTATTCTGGTATAACAGATGTTAAAAGGAATGGTTTTGGAGAAGGTGCTATACTAAGCCTTCTGAACTACTCTGCAGATGGAAGTGCTGGCAAAACAGTTATATGCAGCACACAAAATTGCGGGATCCATCTCTGGGATACAAGAACAACCTCTCATGCCTGGCGTACAAAAGTGCTTCCTGAGGAGGGTTATATAGCTTCTCTGGCGGCAGACCCTTGTGGTAATTGGTTTGTATCGGGATCATCAAGGGGTGTGCTTACTTTGTGGGATCTGAGATTCTGCATACCTATTAACTCATGGCAATATTCTCCTGCATGCCCTATTGAAAAGATTTGTCTTTTTGTTCCTCCTATTGGTACACCCTTGTCTGTGGCTACAAGACCATTGGTGTATGTTGCGGCTGGGTGTAATGAAGTTTCGCTTTGGAATGCAGAAAATGGAAGTTGCCACCAG GTGTTGAGAGCAGCAAACAATGAGACTGAAGCTGAGAATTATGAGTCGCCATGGGCACTTGCCAGACCCTCTGCTAAGACCAACACTAAATCAGAATTGAGGCAAAATTTGAATTCGAAGTATAGGATTGACGAGCTGAATGAATCTCCCCTTCGTCTTCCTGGTATCCGTGCATTGCTTCCATTACCTGGTGGAGATCTTTTAACTGGGGGAACTGACTTGAAGATACGCCGATGGGACCATTGCAG CCCGGATCGGAGTCATTGTGTATGTGGACCATCTGTTAAAGGAGTtggaaatgattatttttatgaGACAAAATCTAGCTTCGGGGTGCAAGTTGTGCAG GAAGCAAAGAGACGACCACTGGCAACCAAATTGACTAGGAAAGCTATTATTGCGGCTGCCGCCACAGACTCTGCAGGGTGTCACCATGATTCTATCCTCTCTTTGGCTTCTGTGAAATTAAACCAGAGACTTCTGATATCAAGCAGCCGAGATGGAGCCATAAAGGTATGGAAGTGA
- the LOC140963676 gene encoding serine/threonine-protein kinase VPS15-like isoform X2, producing MFWLKTDKAAYILRQYFFNNLHDRLSTRPFLSLVEKKWLAFQLLYAVKQSHEHGVCHGDIKCENVLVTSWNWLYLADFASFKPTYIPHDDPSDFSFFFDTGERRRCYVAPERFYEHGGKMQMAQDAPLTPAMDIFSVGCVIAELFLEGQPLFELSQLLAYRRGQYDPSQHLEKIPDSGIRKMILHMIQLDSESRLPAESYLQNYAVVVFPTYFSPFLHKFYSLLNPLSSDARVLACETSFQEILRQMIGNKTGNDIFSSTETFPNDTSQLPQAIDAKQDINRANILSSKGEETKQSSSHNHFDLLGDVSTLLRDVKQNNSHFSMNPVPDSVVNSVYSQDQKQNGLQLPGELIQSISTIFQRSHLPFLKKITMADLTSMILDYDNQSDTYGVPFVPLPSDMISCEGMVLIASLLCSCIRNVKVPFIRRVAVLLLKSCSLYIDDEDQMQLVLPYVIALLSDSAAIVRCAALEALCDILPLVRDFPPSDAKIFPEYILPMLSMLPDDPEESVRICYASNISKLALTSYGFLIHSKSLTEAGVINEASLSQKSFITKGSSDEPQRVSTDVQLTQLRKSISEVIQELVMGPKQTPNIRRALLHEIGNLCWFLGQKQSNDFLLPILPAFLNDRDEQLRAVFYGQIVYVCFFVGQRSVEEYLLPYIEQALNDVTESVIVNALVCLAILCRSNYLRKRILLEMIERAVPLLCYPSKWVRRSAVTFIASCSENLGAIDSYVFMVKLVRPFLRRQPASLASEKAILSCLKPSASRELYYQVLENTRSSDMLERQRKIWYSTSSQSKQLEAVELIQKTVKDLDLIKCWSETKHDDIHHNFIGNTGEHMDLTDSDDKDSKFKPMGRIIRHDLSLEEAQDRVASEKSQFSGFMSPQMSCMNSFIDKSSESIPLYLFKVDNQPTGSAALATSDSSFPQNSLDFSSSSLPWMDPINKSFSLASTIPAPKLVSGSIYVGNGPAQLRRVVHEVEDREIDETTPITSKFNEVGLSDRTKRSSIENHSTNTEAAGGPSPAAWSSTVPDSGWRPRGMLVAHLQEHKSAVNDISISVDHHFFVSASEDSTVKIWDCKKLEKDISFRSRLTYSLGGSRALCCAVLQGSTQIVVGESDGIMHLFSVDHISRGLGNVVENYSGITDVKRNGFGEGAILSLLNYSADGSAGKTVICSTQNCGIHLWDTRTTSHAWRTKVLPEEGYIASLAADPCGNWFVSGSSRGVLTLWDLRFCIPINSWQYSPACPIEKICLFVPPIGTPLSVATRPLVYVAAGCNEVSLWNAENGSCHQVLRAANNETEAENYESPWALARPSAKTNTKSELRQNLNSKYRIDELNESPLRLPGIRALLPLPGGDLLTGGTDLKIRRWDHCSPDRSHCVCGPSVKGVGNDYFYETKSSFGVQVVQEAKRRPLATKLTRKAIIAAAATDSAGCHHDSILSLASVKLNQRLLISSSRDGAIKVWK from the exons ATG TTTTGGCTTAAAACAGATAAAGCTGCTTATATATTGAGGCAATACTTCTTTAACAATCTTCACGATCGGTTGAGCACTCGACCTTTTCTCTCTCTTGTCGAAAAGAAATGGCTAGCATTTCAG TTACTTTATGCTGTGAAACAGAGCCATGAGCATGGAGTATGTCATG GTGATATTAAGTGCGAGAATGTGCTGGTCACTTCCTGGAATTGGCTGTACCTCGCTGATTTCGCATCATTTAAGCCCACATATATTCCACATGATGATCcatctgatttttcatttttctttgatACTGGAGAAAGAAGACGCTGTTATGTTGCACCTGAG AGGTTTTATGAGCATGGAGGCAAGATGCAAATGGCACAAGATGCACCTTTGACGCCAGCAATGGACATCTTTTCAGTAGG GTGTGTGATTGCTGAGCTTTTTCTTGAAGGTCAGCCATTGTTTGAGCTATCTCAACTTCTTGCATATCGAAGAGGACAGTATGACCCTAGCCAACATCTGGAAAAG ATTCCAGATTCAGGAATTCGTAAAATGATTCTTCATATGATTCAATTGGATTCAGAGTCAAGACTGCCTGCTGAGAGCTACCTGCAGAACTATGCCGTTGTTGTGTTTCCAACTTACTTTTCaccatttcttcacaaattctaTTCCTTGTTAAATCCTCTAAGTTCTGATGCAAGG GTTCTAGCTTGTGAGACCTCGTTCCAAGAAATACTCAGGCAAATGATAGGCAATAAGACCGGCAATGATATCTTCTCTTCTACGGAAACTTTTCCAAATGATACAAGTCAATTGCCGCAAGCGATAGATGCAAAACAAGATATCAACAGGGCAAATATTTTATCGAGCAAAGGTGAAGAGACCAAGCAGAGCTCAAGTCATAatcatttcgatcttcttgggGATGTGAGTACGCTGCTCAGGGATGTGAAGCAAAACAACTCTCATTTTAGTATGAATCCAGTGCCAGATAGTGTCGTTAATTCAGTTTATTCCCAAGATCAGAAGCAAAATGGATTGCAACTACCTGGGGAGTTGATTCAAAGCATCTCCACTATATTCCAACGTAGTCACCTTCCATTCTTGAAGAAGATTACAATGGCAGATTTGACCTCAATGATATTGGATTATGACAATCAATCAGACACTTATGGAGTGCCTTTTGTTCCATTACCTAGTGATATGATAAGCTGTGAGGGCATGGTACTGATTGCCTCACTTCTTTGTTCCTGCATTCGAAATGTCAAGGTACCTTTTATACGGCGGGTTGCTGTCCTGCTGCTGAAATCTTGTTCTTTATATATCGATGACGAAGATCAAATGCAACTTGTCCTTCCTTATGTTATAGCGTTGCTTTCAGATTCAGCTGCAATTGTACGCTGTGCTGCATTAGAGGCTTTGTGCGACATTCTTCCTctagtcagagattttcctccTAGTGATGCCAAAATTTTTCCGGAATATATTCTTCCTATGCTTTCCATGCTTCCTGACGATCCTGAGGAAAGTGTTAGAATTTGTTATGCCAGCAATATATCTAAGCTTGCACTGACTTCTTATGGGTTCCTTATTCACTCAAAAAGCCTGACTGAGGCAGGGGTTATTAATGAAGCAAGTTTATCGCAAAAGTCATTTATTACCAAAGGAAGTTCTGATGAGCCACAGAGGGTGAGTACTGATGTACAGCTTACACAGTTGAGAAAATCTATCTCAGAGGTTATTCAAGAACTTGTAATGGGTCCAAAGCAAACACCAAACATTAGGAGAGCACTCTTGCATGAAATCGGTAACCTTTGTTGGTTTTTGGGCCAGAAGCAGAGCAATGACTTCTTGCTGCCTATACTCCCTGCTTTTTTGAATGATCGAGATGAACAACTAAGGGCTGTATTTTATGGGCAAATAGTATATGTCTGTTTTTTTGTGGGCCAGCGAAGTGTGGAGGAATATCTCTTACCTTACATTGAACAAGCATTAAATGATGTAACCGAGTCTGTTATTGTGAATGCACTAGTTTGCTTAGCTATCTTGTGCAGAAGCAATTATTTACGGAAGAGGATCCTGCTTGAGATGATAGAGCGTGCTGTTCCTCTGTTATGCTATCCCAGTAAGTGGGTCAGGAGGTCAGCTGTCACCTTCATTGCATCATGTAGTGAGAACTTAGGAGCAATTGATTCATATGTATTTATGGTCAAGCTCGTACGTCCTTTCTTACGTAGACAACCAGCATCTTTAGCCTCAGAAAAAGCTATCCTCTCGTGTCTGAAGCCCTCAGCCTCGAGAGAATTGTATTATCAAGTTTTAGAAAATACCAGAAGTTCAGACATGCTTGAGAGACAGAGAAAGATTTGGTACAGCACGTCATCACAATCTAAGCAATTGGAAGCTGTAGAATTGATCCAGAAAACCGTCAAGGATTTGGATCTGATAAAGTGTTGGTCAGAGACAAAACATGATGATATACATCATAACTTTATTGGTAACACAGGGGAACACATGGATTTAACTGATTCAGATGATAAAGACAGTAAGTTCAAACCCATGGGAAGAATAATACGTCATGATTTGAGCCTGGAGGAAGCCCAAGATCGTGTAGCATCAGAAAAGTCTCAGTTTTCTGGATTTATGTCACCACAAATGAGTTGCATGAACAGCTTTATTGATAAATCATCAGAAAGTATACCTTTGTACTTATTTAAGGTTGACAACCAGCCAACAGGTAGCGCTGCTCTTGCTACATCTGATTCTTCATTTCCACAAAATTCTTTAGATTTTAGTTCTTCCTCCTTGCCTTGGATGGAtccaataaataaatcatttagtTTAGCCAGTACGATCCCAGCTCCTAAGCTAGTATCGGGATCAATTTATGTTGGCAATGGTCCTGCACAATTGCGAAGAGTGGTGCATGAAGTAGAAGACAGAGAAATTGATGAAACTACCCCTATCACTAGCAAATTTAATGAAGTGGGATTGTCTGATAGGACAAAAAGGAGCTCTATAGAAAATCACTCTACAAACACTGAGGCTGCTGGAGGACCATCCCCGGCAGCTTGGTCATCCACTGTTCCAGATTCAGGCTGGAGGCCTCGGGGTATGTTGGTTGCACATCTCCAGGAGCACAAATCTGCTGTCAATGATATTTCTATTTCCGTGGACCACCACTTTTTTGTTAGTGCTTCTGAAGATTCTACTGTAAAGATATGGGATTGTAAGAAGCTGGAGAAGGACATCTCATTTAGGTCTAGGCTAACCTATTCATTGGGTGGTAGTCGAGCACTTTGTTGTGCTGTGCTTCAAGGTTCTACACAAATTGTGGTTGGGGAAAGTGATGGGATCATGCATTTATTTTCTGTTGATCACATCTCTAGAGGGCTtggcaatgttgttgaaaatTATTCTGGTATAACAGATGTTAAAAGGAATGGTTTTGGAGAAGGTGCTATACTAAGCCTTCTGAACTACTCTGCAGATGGAAGTGCTGGCAAAACAGTTATATGCAGCACACAAAATTGCGGGATCCATCTCTGGGATACAAGAACAACCTCTCATGCCTGGCGTACAAAAGTGCTTCCTGAGGAGGGTTATATAGCTTCTCTGGCGGCAGACCCTTGTGGTAATTGGTTTGTATCGGGATCATCAAGGGGTGTGCTTACTTTGTGGGATCTGAGATTCTGCATACCTATTAACTCATGGCAATATTCTCCTGCATGCCCTATTGAAAAGATTTGTCTTTTTGTTCCTCCTATTGGTACACCCTTGTCTGTGGCTACAAGACCATTGGTGTATGTTGCGGCTGGGTGTAATGAAGTTTCGCTTTGGAATGCAGAAAATGGAAGTTGCCACCAG GTGTTGAGAGCAGCAAACAATGAGACTGAAGCTGAGAATTATGAGTCGCCATGGGCACTTGCCAGACCCTCTGCTAAGACCAACACTAAATCAGAATTGAGGCAAAATTTGAATTCGAAGTATAGGATTGACGAGCTGAATGAATCTCCCCTTCGTCTTCCTGGTATCCGTGCATTGCTTCCATTACCTGGTGGAGATCTTTTAACTGGGGGAACTGACTTGAAGATACGCCGATGGGACCATTGCAG CCCGGATCGGAGTCATTGTGTATGTGGACCATCTGTTAAAGGAGTtggaaatgattatttttatgaGACAAAATCTAGCTTCGGGGTGCAAGTTGTGCAG GAAGCAAAGAGACGACCACTGGCAACCAAATTGACTAGGAAAGCTATTATTGCGGCTGCCGCCACAGACTCTGCAGGGTGTCACCATGATTCTATCCTCTCTTTGGCTTCTGTGAAATTAAACCAGAGACTTCTGATATCAAGCAGCCGAGATGGAGCCATAAAGGTATGGAAGTGA